The Harpia harpyja isolate bHarHar1 chromosome 10, bHarHar1 primary haplotype, whole genome shotgun sequence genome includes a region encoding these proteins:
- the ANKRD1 gene encoding ankyrin repeat domain-containing protein 1, translating into MMMMKVEELVTGKKADDKETGSFLPEDFKNGEYEAAVRLEKQEDLKTVSEHSLTRGDLAYEKEKKLEAELKKKKLEERSKLENLEDLEKIIQLKKKKKCKKVKAPILKEPEPEVITGPVDIPTFFRAALENKLPVIEKYLSDKGDPNICDEYKRTALHRACSEGHLEAVKKLVEAGAQLEQKDMLESTALHWACRGGNLDVLKFLLDKGINRNARDKLLSTPLHVAVRTGQYDCGEHLIACEADLNARDREGDTPMHDAVRLNRYKMIRLLILYGADLTIKNCQGKTPMDLVLQWQNGTKEIFNSLKDNSYKSVHLGKL; encoded by the exons atgatgatgatgaaagTAGAAGAGCTG GTGACTGGGAAGAAAGCCGATGATAAAGAGACTGGCAGCTTTCTCCCTGAGGACTTCAAAAATGGAGAGTATGAAGCTGCTGTAAGATTAGAGAAGCAGGAGGACCTAAAGACAGTCTCTGAACACTCACTGACCCGAGGTGATCTGGCttatgagaaggagaaaaaactAGAAGCAGAG ctgaagaagaagaaattagagGAGAGGTCAAAACTTGAAAACTTGGAGGATCTTGAAAAAATTATTcagctgaagaagaagaaaaaatgcaagaaagtGAAAGCGCCCATTTTAAAGGAACCTGAACCAGAAGTTATT ACAGGACCAGTGGATATACCCACATTCTTTAGAGCTGCACTGGAGAATAAGTTGCCAGTAATTGAAAAATACCTGTCAGACAAAGGGGATCCAAACATCTGTGATGAG TACAAACGCACTGCATTGCACAGGGCATGCTCTGAAGGACATCTAGAGGCGGTGAAAAAGTTGGTGGAAGCTGGAGCCCAGCTTGAACAGAAAGACATG ctTGAATCTACAGCCCTGCACTGGGCATGCCGGGGGGGAAACCTGGATGTTCTGAAATTCTTACTGGACAAAGGGataaacagaaatgcaagagACAAG CTGCTCAGCACCCCTTTGCACGTGGCTGTGAGAACGGGCCAGTATGACTGCGGGGAGCACCTCATCGCCTGTGAAGCAGATCTCAATGCCAGAGACAGA GAAGGAGACACACCGATGCATGACGCTGTGAGGCTGAACCGCTACAAAATGATCAGGCTTCTGATTCTGTATGGAGCAGATCTAACTATAAAGAACTGT CAAGGGAAAACCCCTATGGATCTCGTTCTTCAGTGGCAGAACGGCACCAAAGAGATATTCAACAGCCTGAAAGACAATTCCTATAAGAGCGTCCATCTAGGCAAGTTATGA